Genomic window (Streptosporangium brasiliense):
CCAGCCGATCACGACCGTGCTGTCCGGACCGGCCGCGGGCGCGCTCGGCGCCGCGCTGATCGCCTCCACCGCCGGGCACCCGTCGGTGATCACACTGGACGGCGGCGGCACCTCCACCGACGTCGCGGTGGTGATCGACGGGGAGCCCTCGCTGACCACCGAGGGCGGCATCGGCCGCTACCCGTGCAAGATCCCGATGATCGACATCGTGACCGTGGGGGCGGGCGGCGGGTCCGTCGCGTGGATCTCCCCGGAGGGCACCCTGAAGGTCGGCCCCAGGTCGGCCGGGGCGGACCCGGGCCCGCTCTGCTACGGGCGGGGCGGCACCGAGGTCACCGTCACCGACGCGCACGTCTTCCTCGGGCGGGTCCCCCCGCACCTGCTCGGCGGGGAGATCCCGCTCGACGCCGACGCGGCCCGGCAGGGGATCGAGGCGCTGGCCGGCAAGATCGGGCTCAGTCCCGAGCGGACCGCGGCCGGCGTCCTGGAGATCAGCGCGTTCAACCAGTCCAACGCGATCCGCCAGATCACGGTCAAGCGCGGCCTGGACGTGCGCGACTTCCCGATGGTCGCCTTCGGCGGCTCGGGGCCGCTGCTGGTCTGCCGGCTCATCGACATCCTCGGCCTGCCGTCGGTGATCGTCCCGCCCGATCCCGGCAACGTGTCGGCGTTCGGCCTGCTCACCGTCGACGTCAAGAACGACTACGTGCGCACCTTCGTCACGCGGGAGCTCTCCCTCGACGACGCCGCGGAGATCTTCGGCGACCTGGAGGAGCAGGCGGCCGAGGCCCTCGACCGCGAGGGGTTCGCCGCCGAGCGGCACATCTACGCGCGCAGCGCCGACCTGCGTTACTACGGCCAGGCCTACGAGGTGCGGGTGCCCGCCCCCGCCGGGCCGCTGGACGAGACCTGGCGAGCGGAGGTGCTGGACCGTTTCCACGAGGCGCACCGAAGACTCTACGGATACGGCTACCGCGACGACCCCCGGCACGACGTCGAGTGGGTCAACCTCCGCGTCTCCGGCATCGGCCCCATCACCCGCCCGGCCATCGGGCGCAGGCCGTACGGCGCCGCCGAGCCCCGGCCGGTGACGGCCCGCGAGGTCTTCTACGACGGGTGGGGCCCGGCGCCGATCCACCGCCGCGCCGACCTGGGCGCCGGATCGGTGGTCTCCGGCCCGGCGGTCATCGAGGAGTACGGCTCCACGCTGCCGGTGCACCCCGGCTTCACGGCCGCCATGGACGAGTTCGGGAATCTGGAGGTGCGCCGTGCGCGGTGAGCCGACGAGCGCCGACCCGGTGCTGGTGGAGATCGTGGAGGGCACGCTCGCGTCGGTGGAGAAGGAGGTCGAGACCGCCATCGCGCGCACGGCCCGCTCGCCGATGATCCGCGACGCGCACGACTTCCGGGCGGGCATCCACGACGTACGGCTGCGCAAGCTGACCGGCAGGTCCTACTCGGCGCTGGTCCAGCCCGTCGTCAGGGACTTCCCCGTGGACGGGATGAACCCCGGCGACGTGTTCTTCCACAACGACGTCTACCTGTCCGAGGGCGGCATCGGGCACCTGCCCGACCTGTGCGTGACGGTCCCGGTCTTCCACGACGGAGCCGTGGTCGCCTTCGTGCAGGCGTTCGGGCACCACGACGACATCGGCGGGGCGGTCCCCGGATCGATGCCCTCGCACGCGCGCAGCGTGTTCGAGGAGGGGCTGATGGTCCCGCCGATCAAGCTCTGGGACCGGGGCGTGCCCAACCGGGCGGCGCTCACGATCATGACCCGTAACTCGCGGATGCCCGACTCCCTCGCCGGCGATCTCGACGCCGAGTGCTCGGCCTGCCTGATGGGCGCGCGGCGGCTGGGGGAGCTGTTCGACCGCTACGGGCGCGAGGCGGTCGAGGCGTGCTTCGACGCGATCATCTCCAAGACCACCGAGACGTTCCGCAGGGAGCTGCTGGCCAGGATCCCCGAGGGCACGCACGTGTGGGAGGACTACGCCGAGCACGACGGCGTGGACGAGCCCCGCCTGCACACCCAGCGGATCACCCTCACCGTCGACCACGGCGCGCGGGTGCCGCTGGTCATCGACTTCACCGGCACGTCACCGCAGGCCAAGGGGCCGATCAACCACGCGGGCGACTACGCCGACGGGGTGTTCCTGAAGAAATGGCTGGCGCCGATCCTGCGCAACCTGGCCGAGACCCCGGAGCGGATGGCGGAGCTGGACGTCAACGAGGGCGTCGTCCCGCTCATCGAGATGCGCTTCCCGGAGAAGGGGACACTGCTCACCCCGGTCTTCCCGGCCCCGACGAACGCCCGCACCTTCGTGATCCTGCGGCTGCTGGGGGTGCTGGCCGGGGTGCTGGCCAAGGCCACCGGCGGCCGGATGCCCGCCGACCAGGAGACCATCCGCTACACCGGCGTCTACGGCGACGACGCCGACGGCAGGCCGTACCTGATGAGAGAGGTGCTGGGCGGCGGCTCCGGCGGCCGATGGTACGCCGACGGCGAGGACACCATCCACGTCGTCCCCGACTCGCGCAACATACCGGTCGAGTTCGCCGAGTCCCGCTGGCCGTTCCGGGTCGAACGGCTCGGCCTGGCCCAGGACTCCGGCGGCCCCGGCCTCTACCGCGGCGGCCTCGGATACGACAAGCACCTGCGGATGCTGCGCGACGCCTCGTTCATGTCCATCGCCGACCGCTCGATCCTGTCCTGCTGGGGTGTGAACGGCGGGCGGGCCGGGCGGCCGTTCGTCGTGGAGATCGAGGGGCGGGAGATGGAGGGCCTGGTGGACGACTCGCCGGTCCGCGCCGGTGAGGTCATCCGGGTGCGCACCACCGGGGGCGGCGGCTGGGGCTCGCCGCTGGAGCGCGACCCCGCGCTGGTGGCCGCCGACGTCCGCGACGGCAAGGTCTCGGCCGAGGGGGCCCGCGACGACTACGGGGTCGTCCTGAGCGGTCCCCGTGACGACCTCCGGGTCGACGCCGAGGCCACCGCCCTGCGCCGCGCCGAGCTCCGGGCGCTCGTGCCGGACGGGGCCCCGTTCTTCGACCGGGGCCCCGGCTTCCCCTCGCTGTCGGGCGGCCTGCCGCACGCGGAGGTGGACTTCATGTGACGGACGGCCACGCCGGGCCGTCGACGCGACCGGCGTGCTCCTCGCGTACGTCGGCGGCTCGGCGGCTCGGCGGGGAGCCGTCAGTTCCGGCGGCGGAGGGTGCGGGTGACGGCGAGGCCGCCGACGGCGAGGGTGCCGGTGAGCAGGATGCCCGTCTCGGTCCACTGGAAGCGCCAGAAGCGGTCGGTCGGGTGGTGATAGACGGCGATCCGGTAGCCGGCGTCGATCAGGCACTCGTCCTTCAGCAACTGGGCCCGTTCGGAGCGGGCGTCCATCCCGGGGGGCGGCGGGCAGACGTCGGCCGGCGGGGCCGCCCCCTCCCGGCCCGCCGGGTCGACCCACGCCTCGCGGACCAGATCGGCGCCGCTGTCGTAGATCGCCAGGCGGTCGCCGGTGACGGCCCGCACCGGCTCGGCGTAGGAGTCACGGGAGAAGAAGACGGCCGGGACGGCCAGCGAGACCACCGCGACGGTGACCGCCATCGCGGCGACGGTGCGGCGGAGCAGCGTCCCGGCGGCGGCGCCCAGGACGAACGCGAACAGCCACCACGCCGCCGGGACGACCCCGGTGATGGTGAACGTCCCGGGCTCCATCGACTTGTCGCCGATCACGCCGCGGAAGACCGGCAGCCACAGGCTGACCATCGCCGACAGGACCAGGGCGGCGAGCGCGGTCAGGCCGCCGAGCACGCCGAGCTTGACCGCCAGCCAGCGCCCGGCCGGCACGGACTGGGTCCAGGCGAGCGCGTTGGTGCCGCGCTCGAACTCGGCCGCCAGCAGCGGCGCGCCCCAGAACGCGCCGATCAGCGCGGATCCGAAGAACGGCAGCAGGCCGAAGACCAGGAAGACGGGGCTGTAGTAGTCCTGGTAGAGCGTCGTGTTCACATCCGAGCAGGCCGCCGCCGGGCCGGGGCAGCCGGGCGGGGCGTGCCCGGCGATGTGGGCGGAGGCCCGCAGTCCGGAGACCAGCAGCAGGACTCCCAGGACGAGCAGCAGCGCGCCGGTCGCCAGGATCTGCGCGCGGTGCTGTCGCCAGGTCAGCCAGAGCAAGAGGGGTTCCTTTCGGATCCGTGCGGGGCCGGACGGGTCAGCGTGCCGGAGCCAGGGCGGGGCGGGGGAACGCGGCGAGGTCGGGGGCGCGCAGGTAGGCCAGGACCATCTCCTCCAGGTTCACCGGGCGGGCGCTCCAGCGCGGGTCGGGCAGCGGCCCGGTGTCGCGGACGAGGAGGGTGGCCTGCCGCCCGGTGCCGCCCCGCGAGATCACCGGCAGCCGGGCGGCGAGCGCGTCGGCGGTCCCGGCGGGTCCGGTCAGCAGGCGGTGTCCGGCGACCAGGTCGTCGATGTCGCCGCTGACCTGGACCCGGCCCCCGTTGACCACGATCAGCCAGTCGCAGATGCCCTCCAGTTCGGAGACGACGTGCGAGGACAGCAGCACGGTCAGCCCCGTCTCCGCCACCGCCGCCATCAGGCTCCGCATCACCTCGTCGCGGGCCAGCGGGTCGAGGTCGGCCAGCGGCTCGTCCAGCACCAGCAGGTCGGGACGCTTGGCCAGCGCGACGGTCAGCGCCACCTGGGTCCGCTGGCCACCCGAGAGCCGGCCGACCTTGCGCTCCGGCGGGATGCCCAGCTCCGCCAGCCGCCGCCGGGCCGAGGCCTCGTCCCAGCGGGGGTTGAGCCCGCGCCCGAACCTCAGCATCTCCTCCACCCGGAACCCGGGGTAGAGCGGCTTGCTCTGGGCCATGAACGCGACCCGCTCCATGTGCTCACGGACCGGGGCGCCGAAGATCCGCACCTCTCCCGCGGTCGGGCTGAGCATGCCCACGGCCAGCTGGAGCAGGGTCGTCTTGCCCGCGCCGTTGGGTCCGGCCAGCGCGGCGACCCGGCCGGGCGGTACCGTCACCGAACAGTCGCGCAGCGCCCAGGTCCGCCGGTAGCGCATGCCCAGGCCGGTGGCCTCCAGTGCCGCCCTCATGCGATCTCCTCCCGGAAGGTGTCGGTCAGGACCGTGGCGACCAGTGCCCGCAGGTCCTCCTGGTCCAGGCCGGCCTGGAGGCCGTTGCGCACCCACTGGACCAGCTCCGCGCGCAGCCGCGCGCGGTCGTGCATGGACGCCGCGCCCAGCGACCGCTCCACGAACGTGCCCAGCCCGGGCCGCCCGGTGACCAGCCCCTCCCGCTCCAGCTCCCGGTAGGCCTTCAGCACCGTGTTCGGGTTGATCGCGAGCTGGGTCACGACCTCCTTGGCCGTCGGCAGCCGGTCACCGGGCCGCAGCAGGCCGAGCCGGAGCGCGTGCCGGACCTGGTGGACGAGCTGGAGGTAGGTCGCCACCCCCGATCCCCGGTCGAGGTGGAATTCGATCACCGCCGACACCTTTCACTATTTGAGTAGTGAAATGTTTAAGGGTGGTGGTGGCGGAAGTCAAATCCCGGCGTCCCCTGGCGTCGCCGAGCCGGGACGGCCCGCCGGCGGCACGCCATCCGTGATCACCTCGGTCCCCGCCCGGCGGGGGACGCGCCCGGAGGTCCTCAACGCCGTCGGCCGTCCGGGAGAGGTGGCGTTTCAGATCGTTTTCCCACCCCATCCATTGACGAGCGCCCCGTCCTGAGGTCTGCTGCGGCTAGATCATGTCGAGGTTCGAGGAGGGAGGCGCATGCGCCTGCGCACGATGGTGGCGGCTTTCGCGCTGGCCGTGACGTCGACGACCGCACCGGCCTGGGCCGGTCCCGCCCCCGGCCCCGGTCCGGTCCCCGGTCTCGTGGCCCCGCCGCCGCCGTCCGCGGGCGGCTGCGATCCCGTCGCCGGTCCGGAGTGCCTGCTGCCGTTCCCCAACGACTGGTTCACCGAGACCGCGCGCACCCGCACCGGAGTGCGGGTGAGGCTCTCGGCCGAGGCCATGCCCCGCAACGCGGCGGGCACCCCGATCGACCCGGCCCAATGGAACGGCGCCGACGGGTTCTCCCCGGGCTCCATGCTCCTGGCCCACGTGCCCGGCCTCGACCTGGCCAAGACCGGCGCCGCGCCCGTCACCGACATCGGGTGGTCCCTGCGCAACGACGCCCCCATCGTGATCGTCGACACCAGGACCGGGGAGAGCTGGCCGTACTGGGCGGAGCTCGACGCGGGCGCCGCCGACCCCGCCCGGCAGGCGCTGATCGTCAGGCCGGCGAAGAACTTCCGCGAGGGCCACCGCTACGCCGTCGCCCTGCGCCGGCTGAAGGACGCCGCGGGCCAGGAGCTGCCGGTCCCGCAGACCTTCGCCAGGCTCCTCGGCGAGGAACTGCCCGCCGGCGACCCGCTCGCCGCGCGGCAGCACGCGCTCCACCGGACGCTCGCCGACCTCGCCAGGGCCGGGGTGGACACCGAGGGACTCCACCTGGCCTGGGACTTCACCGTGGCCAGCGAGCAGGGCATCGCCGGTCCCGTGCTGACGATGCGCGACCAGGCGCTGCGCGGGCTCAGGGGCCGCTCACCGAAGTTCACGGTCTCCTCCGTCACCGACCTCACCCCCGAGCAGGACCCCTCGATCGCCCGCGAGATCACCGGGGAGATCCTGGTCCCCAACTATCTCGACAGGCCGGGCGGCCCGCCGGGCTCGAACCTCAACCGGGGGCCCGACGGCCTGCCACGCCCGCTCGGTGACACGGTGAAGGCCCAGTACCAGTGCGAGATCCCGCGCTCGGCCTTCCGGCGGCCCGCGCATCCCGCGCTGTACGGCCACGGCCTGCTCGGC
Coding sequences:
- a CDS encoding hydantoinase/oxoprolinase family protein yields the protein MRSVRIGVDTGGTFTDVVAVDEQTGEITTTKTPSTPANPADGFMEGVRKVLRKAGVETVSAVVHGTTVATNQLLEDRITDLGFVTTEGFEFILEIARQSVPDGYGNSYFWVKPPRIVPVHRVKTVGGRLDHTGAEVRPFDEAQAVAVAGWFRERGITAIGVCLLHSYANPRHELRMREIIEREHPGAVVSISSDVLREYREYERSVTTLVDAAVKPTMRRYIANLADRLGMPFSVMKSNGGVLSAAEVVHQPITTVLSGPAAGALGAALIASTAGHPSVITLDGGGTSTDVAVVIDGEPSLTTEGGIGRYPCKIPMIDIVTVGAGGGSVAWISPEGTLKVGPRSAGADPGPLCYGRGGTEVTVTDAHVFLGRVPPHLLGGEIPLDADAARQGIEALAGKIGLSPERTAAGVLEISAFNQSNAIRQITVKRGLDVRDFPMVAFGGSGPLLVCRLIDILGLPSVIVPPDPGNVSAFGLLTVDVKNDYVRTFVTRELSLDDAAEIFGDLEEQAAEALDREGFAAERHIYARSADLRYYGQAYEVRVPAPAGPLDETWRAEVLDRFHEAHRRLYGYGYRDDPRHDVEWVNLRVSGIGPITRPAIGRRPYGAAEPRPVTAREVFYDGWGPAPIHRRADLGAGSVVSGPAVIEEYGSTLPVHPGFTAAMDEFGNLEVRRAR
- a CDS encoding hydantoinase B/oxoprolinase family protein, which gives rise to MRGEPTSADPVLVEIVEGTLASVEKEVETAIARTARSPMIRDAHDFRAGIHDVRLRKLTGRSYSALVQPVVRDFPVDGMNPGDVFFHNDVYLSEGGIGHLPDLCVTVPVFHDGAVVAFVQAFGHHDDIGGAVPGSMPSHARSVFEEGLMVPPIKLWDRGVPNRAALTIMTRNSRMPDSLAGDLDAECSACLMGARRLGELFDRYGREAVEACFDAIISKTTETFRRELLARIPEGTHVWEDYAEHDGVDEPRLHTQRITLTVDHGARVPLVIDFTGTSPQAKGPINHAGDYADGVFLKKWLAPILRNLAETPERMAELDVNEGVVPLIEMRFPEKGTLLTPVFPAPTNARTFVILRLLGVLAGVLAKATGGRMPADQETIRYTGVYGDDADGRPYLMREVLGGGSGGRWYADGEDTIHVVPDSRNIPVEFAESRWPFRVERLGLAQDSGGPGLYRGGLGYDKHLRMLRDASFMSIADRSILSCWGVNGGRAGRPFVVEIEGREMEGLVDDSPVRAGEVIRVRTTGGGGWGSPLERDPALVAADVRDGKVSAEGARDDYGVVLSGPRDDLRVDAEATALRRAELRALVPDGAPFFDRGPGFPSLSGGLPHAEVDFM
- a CDS encoding ABC transporter ATP-binding protein, with the protein product MRAALEATGLGMRYRRTWALRDCSVTVPPGRVAALAGPNGAGKTTLLQLAVGMLSPTAGEVRIFGAPVREHMERVAFMAQSKPLYPGFRVEEMLRFGRGLNPRWDEASARRRLAELGIPPERKVGRLSGGQRTQVALTVALAKRPDLLVLDEPLADLDPLARDEVMRSLMAAVAETGLTVLLSSHVVSELEGICDWLIVVNGGRVQVSGDIDDLVAGHRLLTGPAGTADALAARLPVISRGGTGRQATLLVRDTGPLPDPRWSARPVNLEEMVLAYLRAPDLAAFPRPALAPAR
- a CDS encoding GntR family transcriptional regulator gives rise to the protein MIEFHLDRGSGVATYLQLVHQVRHALRLGLLRPGDRLPTAKEVVTQLAINPNTVLKAYRELEREGLVTGRPGLGTFVERSLGAASMHDRARLRAELVQWVRNGLQAGLDQEDLRALVATVLTDTFREEIA